One Bemisia tabaci chromosome 7, PGI_BMITA_v3 DNA window includes the following coding sequences:
- the LOC140225106 gene encoding uncharacterized protein, with amino-acid sequence MLTAKQRRACAKCGHSSSKSTWSFHRIPKPGGASTEKCRQWASWLYPQSNWESESDLLALYKKSRVVCSSHFTEADFSDNARRTLRRAAVPHVTSTDKSACSLIATIEPPSSIDAASCGSSQQNGEIGIELGPSSESILGYETHTSVLPQDTIISNIPFLRLVE; translated from the exons ATGTTAACTGCAAAGCAACGAAGGGCCTGCGCCAAGTGTGGACATAGCAGCAGTAAATCAACCTGGTCTTTCCATCGAATTCCTAAACCAGGAGGAGCCAGTACGGAAAA ATGCCGTCAGTGGGCAAGTTGGCTTTACCCACAAAGTAACTGGGAGTCTGAATCTGATCTACTGGCCCTGTACAAAAAGTCGAGAGTTGTTTGCTCAAGTCATTTTACCGAAGCAGACTTTTCGGACAATGCGCGACGAACACTGCGTAGAGCTGCTGTACCTCATGTCACATCCACGGATAAATCTGCCTGTTCACTGATTGCAACCATTGAGCCACCGAGTTCTATTGATGCTGCAAGCTGTGGATCTTCACAACAGAATGGAGAGATCGGCATAGAACTAGGGCCATCCTCTGAATCCATCCTTGGTTATGAAACCCATACTTCTGTGCTACCGCAAGATACCATCATCAGCAACATACCATTTCTCCGCTTAGTAGAATGA